TCACAAACCACTGTCGAAGAAACCGAATCTGGACTTCAACCATGCCAAGCATGAAGTAGAAGCCAATAGGAAGAACCAGGTCAGAGGCAAAACTATAGTAATAGAGATACAGTTTTCCGCTAAGGTGTTGACCGATTCTGAACGCGTGCATCGCTGCGATCGCCAGCATTGTGGTAACCGCTACAATTATACGAACCCTATGCTTGGGCCAAAGGTTTAACTCTTTCACATCTCTCCCTCAGCTCGAATCTCAACTAAGGCGGAAGGGCGGGTATTGATCTGTGACGAGCAGTACAGCATAGGCCTCGACGCGCAAGGCCCACCTGCCCACACCCACGACAAAGTCAAACAGCACTCTCGGGTATTGGCCGGTGAAAAGAATCGCGAACCAGGAGACTGCCACGGCGAAAAGTGCGGGGATCAAAAGTAGTGCCAGCACAATGCAGTGCGGAATAGCCAGGAACCACTTGACCAGCGGCAGCCATCGATTCAGGTCTTGTTTCACATCCGGATAGTCGATCTCCAGGTGTACGGACTGTTCCTCGATGGTCGAAGGATAGCGATCCGTCAGAAGCACAAAGTAGGCGCCAACCCGCATTGAGAAGCGCAACAACTCACGCGCGAAATCAAACCACCAGCGTGGGTAGCGCTGTCTGAAGACGATCATCAGCGCCGTCGCGACCGCGAGGCCCACCACGATCCCGCCTCCCGAGTTGCCCACGGCCTCTCCGGCCTCAGTCACGCTTCTTCCATCGTCGCTGGCCAAGAGCAGGGCAAGGATGGCTCCGATGGGGATGATCCAGATCAGCCGAAAGAAGGTTGTCAGGCGGTCCAACTTGTCCGGGTAATCGACTTCCAGGCGGGCAGCATAGCCTGCGGGGTGAATAGCCATAAGCACCTCTCAGTTTGGTAGTACCGTTCACTCCTCTTTCCGGGCTCCGGACCCGAACAGAGCGTACTCGCTCACCGCTTGCTCCACACCCTGAAAGTCCATGACGCGATCCGTCTGATGCTCGAACCCGGCGCGTGCGAGTACCTTCCTCGATCCCTGATTGGACTGGGCGGCGATTGCCAGGATCCTCGACAAGCCAAACCTGCCAAAGGCCCAAAGGCAGGCTGCGCTGACAGCTTCGACGGCAAGCCCCTGGCCTTGGTATGCCTCGGCAATCGAAAAACCGATCTCGACATCACCGTCAAGCGGGCTCAAGCCGACATGCCCTATGAGCGTGTCGTCACCCCGGTGATCGACGGCCAGAACATACGGTCCGCTTCGAGGGTCCGCGGGTCTTGAGTACTGCTCCCTGAGAAACTCGAGTGTTTCTCGAGCCTCGGCCTCGTCTGCGTACACTTGGCTTGGGAGCCACTTCCGGGACGCAGGCTCCGTGCTCAAAGCATACACGGTCGCCGTATCCCCGATTTCAAAGGGCCTGAGTACGAGTGACTCCGTCTCTATCCGTAAGAGCTGTTCGC
The DNA window shown above is from Candidatus Krumholzibacteriia bacterium and carries:
- a CDS encoding DUF4389 domain-containing protein — its product is MAIHPAGYAARLEVDYPDKLDRLTTFFRLIWIIPIGAILALLLASDDGRSVTEAGEAVGNSGGGIVVGLAVATALMIVFRQRYPRWWFDFARELLRFSMRVGAYFVLLTDRYPSTIEEQSVHLEIDYPDVKQDLNRWLPLVKWFLAIPHCIVLALLLIPALFAVAVSWFAILFTGQYPRVLFDFVVGVGRWALRVEAYAVLLVTDQYPPFRLS
- a CDS encoding GNAT family N-acetyltransferase, encoding MESEQLLRIETESLVLRPFEIGDTATVYALSTEPASRKWLPSQVYADEAEARETLEFLREQYSRPADPRSGPYVLAVDHRGDDTLIGHVGLSPLDGDVEIGFSIAEAYQGQGLAVEAVSAACLWAFGRFGLSRILAIAAQSNQGSRKVLARAGFEHQTDRVMDFQGVEQAVSEYALFGSGARKEE